One genomic segment of Caldimonas brevitalea includes these proteins:
- a CDS encoding class I adenylate-forming enzyme family protein, translating into MEVPSPASASASTGSSSCPPAPVDLPTRLHRVIDRWVTGTPDAPAIEDDTTQLSYRQLAQAVEQTRERLQAAGLRAGDRLLVVGENSVASAVLALASSALDVWFSLVNARLSVREIENFMSHSGARRVVFLGRVSPDAGAHAERLAATPEQWPGVGPLSLSALNEAAKPEPVYGAATEQVATLIYTSGTSGSPKGVMLTHANLVFIAENARRARELVSSDRVYGVLPLSHVYGLTAVLLATLHAGGCLVLVPRFNPEHMARAFAEGGITVAHGVPAMYAKLLEWGRRPGNSLRAPALRIAQSGGAPLDQTLKDEFERCFGIVLQNGYGMTEASPSIAQTRLNAPRRDCSVGPPIPGIEVRIVDLRTREPLPEGQAGELWVRGPNVMKGYYGNAELTRETIDAEGWLNTGDLARIESDGALQVVGRSKELIIRSGFNVYPVEVEQVLCAHPDVVQAAVVGRTVPGNEEVVAFVEPVPGRTLDTGVLDAWLRERLSPYKVPSQIVVMPQLPASATGKVFKNQLREMAAVPAQQARGE; encoded by the coding sequence ATGGAAGTTCCGTCTCCTGCCTCTGCCTCCGCCTCCACTGGTTCCTCGTCCTGCCCGCCGGCGCCCGTCGACCTGCCCACCCGGCTGCACCGTGTCATCGACCGCTGGGTGACCGGCACGCCCGACGCCCCGGCGATCGAAGACGACACCACCCAGCTCAGTTACCGGCAGCTGGCGCAAGCCGTGGAGCAGACCCGAGAACGCTTGCAGGCGGCGGGCCTGCGCGCCGGCGACCGCTTGCTCGTGGTGGGCGAGAACTCCGTCGCCTCGGCGGTGTTGGCGCTTGCCAGCAGTGCGCTCGATGTGTGGTTCTCGCTGGTCAACGCCCGCCTGTCGGTGCGCGAGATCGAGAACTTCATGTCGCACTCCGGGGCCCGCCGGGTCGTCTTCCTCGGACGTGTGTCGCCTGATGCGGGGGCACACGCCGAGCGGCTCGCAGCCACGCCGGAACAATGGCCGGGCGTCGGTCCGCTGTCGCTGTCGGCCCTCAACGAAGCGGCAAAACCCGAGCCCGTGTACGGCGCGGCGACCGAGCAGGTGGCCACGCTGATCTACACCTCGGGAACCTCGGGCAGCCCGAAGGGGGTCATGCTGACCCACGCCAACCTGGTGTTCATCGCCGAAAACGCCCGCCGCGCCCGCGAACTGGTGTCGAGTGACCGGGTCTACGGCGTGCTGCCGCTGTCGCATGTGTACGGGCTCACCGCGGTGCTGCTCGCGACCTTGCATGCCGGCGGCTGTCTGGTGCTGGTGCCGCGCTTCAACCCCGAGCACATGGCGCGCGCCTTCGCCGAGGGCGGCATCACGGTCGCGCATGGTGTGCCGGCGATGTACGCCAAGCTGCTCGAATGGGGGCGCCGGCCGGGCAACAGCCTGCGGGCGCCGGCCTTGCGCATCGCGCAGTCGGGCGGCGCGCCGCTCGACCAGACGCTGAAGGACGAATTCGAACGCTGCTTCGGCATCGTGCTGCAAAACGGCTATGGCATGACCGAGGCGTCACCGTCGATCGCGCAAACACGGTTGAACGCGCCGCGGCGCGATTGCTCGGTCGGCCCCCCCATCCCCGGCATCGAGGTGCGCATCGTCGATCTGCGCACCCGCGAGCCGCTGCCCGAGGGGCAGGCCGGCGAGCTGTGGGTGCGCGGCCCGAACGTGATGAAGGGCTACTACGGCAACGCCGAACTGACGCGCGAGACCATCGACGCCGAAGGCTGGCTCAACACCGGCGACCTGGCACGGATCGAGTCCGACGGTGCCTTGCAGGTGGTGGGCCGCTCGAAGGAACTCATCATCCGCTCGGGCTTCAACGTCTACCCGGTCGAAGTCGAACAGGTGCTGTGCGCTCATCCGGACGTGGTGCAGGCCGCCGTGGTGGGGCGCACGGTGCCGGGCAACGAGGAAGTGGTGGCGTTCGTCGAGCCCGTCCCGGGCCGCACGCTCGACACCGGCGTGCTCGACGCCTGGTTGCGCGAGCGGTTGTCGCCCTACAAGGTGCCGTCGCAGATCGTCGTGATGCCGCAACTGCCGGCATCGGCCACCGGCAAGGTGTTCAAGAACCAGCTGCGCGAGATGGCGGCGGTGCCAGCACAACAAGCGAGAGGGGAATGA
- a CDS encoding DUF2782 domain-containing protein: protein MKPTACRLAPLAVLLAAVVTSPASAQTTAAPAGGEPAVQRTRIEDDNARIDELRVRGQNQSIKVQPKKGGAAYEVLPADGSRDLSGDGTRGAAGQRVWHLLSF from the coding sequence ATGAAACCCACCGCCTGCCGCCTGGCCCCCCTCGCCGTCCTGCTCGCCGCCGTCGTGACGTCCCCCGCCTCGGCCCAGACCACGGCCGCGCCGGCGGGCGGTGAGCCGGCGGTGCAGCGCACCCGCATTGAAGACGACAACGCCCGCATCGACGAGTTGCGCGTTCGCGGCCAAAACCAAAGCATCAAGGTGCAGCCCAAGAAAGGCGGCGCCGCCTACGAAGTGCTGCCGGCCGACGGCAGCCGCGATCTGTCCGGCGACGGTACGCGTGGCGCGGCCGGCCAGCGCGTCTGGCACCTGCTGTCGTTTTGA
- a CDS encoding 3-hydroxyacyl-CoA dehydrogenase codes for MQNTDLDLSLPAVDAAGLRLAVVGSGVMGRGIAQIAALAGLHVTLHDAKPNAAQEAVRELGTTLDRLVEKGKLGADAAQAAVARLQVASGLGDLAGCDVVVEAIVEDLGIKRALFADLEAVVGPHCVLATNTSSLSVTAIAAGLKRPQRVAGFHFFNPVPLMKIVEVIDGLLTAPPVSDFLLGLGRRCGHTAVRAKDTPGFIVNHAGRGYGTEALRLLAEGVAEFHQLDRILRDTAGFRLGPFELMDLTALDVSHPVMESIYHQYYEEPRFRPQPLTRQMLNAGVVGRKVGRGFYRYDGGQQQRFDEAPAPAERPSRVWISARRPEARERLAALVAQLGGTLDEAARPAPDSLCIVTPLGHDTTTCATAEGLDPRRTVAVDWLFDHSRRRVVMTTPVTSPETRAQARGLFGADGVPVSVVRDSAGGVAPRVLATIINIACEIAQQRIAAPADIDRAVTLGLGYPFGPLAWGDRLGPATVLSLLDELLASTGDPRYRASGWLKRRAQLGVSLLTDEE; via the coding sequence ATGCAGAACACTGACCTCGATCTATCCCTCCCCGCGGTCGACGCGGCGGGCCTGCGCCTGGCCGTTGTCGGCAGTGGTGTCATGGGCCGCGGCATCGCGCAGATCGCCGCGCTCGCCGGCCTCCACGTCACCCTGCACGACGCCAAACCGAATGCCGCCCAGGAGGCGGTGCGCGAACTCGGCACGACGCTGGACCGCCTGGTCGAAAAGGGCAAGCTGGGTGCCGATGCGGCCCAGGCGGCCGTCGCCCGCCTGCAGGTGGCCTCGGGCCTTGGCGACCTGGCCGGCTGCGACGTGGTGGTCGAAGCCATCGTCGAAGACCTGGGCATCAAGCGCGCGCTGTTCGCCGACCTGGAAGCCGTGGTCGGGCCACATTGCGTGCTGGCGACCAACACGTCGTCGCTGTCGGTCACGGCCATTGCCGCCGGCTTGAAGCGGCCGCAGCGCGTGGCCGGTTTCCACTTCTTCAACCCGGTGCCGTTGATGAAGATCGTCGAGGTCATCGACGGCTTGCTGACGGCGCCGCCCGTGTCGGACTTCCTGCTCGGCCTGGGCCGACGTTGCGGCCACACCGCGGTGCGGGCGAAAGACACACCGGGCTTCATCGTCAACCACGCAGGTCGCGGCTACGGCACCGAAGCGCTGCGCTTGCTCGCCGAGGGCGTGGCCGAGTTCCACCAGCTCGACCGCATCCTGCGCGACACAGCGGGCTTTCGTTTGGGCCCGTTCGAGTTGATGGACCTGACCGCGCTCGACGTCTCGCACCCGGTGATGGAGTCGATCTACCACCAGTACTACGAAGAGCCCCGCTTCCGTCCGCAGCCGCTGACGCGCCAGATGCTCAATGCCGGCGTGGTAGGTCGCAAGGTGGGGCGTGGCTTTTACCGCTACGACGGCGGGCAGCAGCAGCGTTTCGACGAGGCCCCGGCCCCGGCCGAACGGCCGTCTCGCGTGTGGATCAGTGCCCGCCGCCCCGAGGCGCGTGAACGCCTTGCCGCGCTGGTCGCCCAGCTGGGCGGCACGCTCGACGAGGCCGCGCGCCCCGCGCCCGACAGCCTGTGCATCGTCACACCGCTCGGGCACGACACGACCACCTGCGCCACCGCCGAAGGCCTGGACCCGCGCCGCACTGTCGCGGTCGACTGGTTGTTCGACCACAGCCGCCGCCGCGTCGTGATGACCACCCCGGTCACCTCGCCCGAGACGCGAGCGCAGGCCCGCGGGCTGTTCGGCGCCGATGGCGTGCCGGTGTCGGTGGTGCGCGACAGCGCCGGCGGTGTCGCGCCGCGGGTGCTGGCGACCATCATCAACATCGCTTGCGAGATTGCCCAGCAACGGATTGCCGCGCCGGCCGACATCGACCGCGCCGTCACGCTGGGCCTCGGCTATCCGTTCGGCCCGCTCGCCTGGGGCGACCGCCTCGGCCCCGCCACCGTGTTGAGCCTGCTCGACGAACTGCTCGCCAGCACCGGCGATCCCCGCTACCGCGCCAGCGGCTGGCTCAAGCGCCGCGCCCAGCTCGGCGTGTCCCTGCTCACCGACGAGGAATGA
- a CDS encoding BPSS1780 family membrane protein produces the protein MKLRLVRARRGTLWVQQAFRVFFRQPLAFTALLFVFLFGASMLKVVPMVGGIVMLTLLPAVTLGFMIATHEARAERFPMPTVFVAPFRTDRARVKALLQMGLGYAVAGLLAMTLADWADGNAPSLQDAMQAGQAGGAVMDDPRFQRSLLLHLLLGAPVSLVFWHAPALIHWSGVSAGKAVFFSAVACWRNKGAFIVYALTWAGVVALFGVLSALVFSLLSMPQLIPLAAFPAGLMFTTVFYISLYFTFVDCFEVELPDMAAP, from the coding sequence ATGAAACTCCGTCTCGTGCGCGCCCGCCGGGGCACGCTGTGGGTGCAACAGGCGTTCCGCGTGTTCTTCCGCCAGCCGCTGGCCTTCACCGCCCTGCTGTTCGTGTTCCTGTTCGGCGCCTCCATGCTGAAGGTGGTGCCGATGGTCGGGGGCATCGTGATGTTGACGCTGCTGCCCGCGGTGACCCTGGGCTTCATGATCGCGACCCACGAGGCACGGGCCGAGCGATTTCCGATGCCCACCGTTTTCGTCGCACCGTTCCGCACCGACCGGGCCCGCGTGAAGGCGCTGCTGCAGATGGGCCTCGGTTATGCCGTCGCCGGACTGTTGGCGATGACGCTGGCCGACTGGGCCGATGGCAACGCGCCGTCGCTGCAAGATGCGATGCAGGCCGGGCAGGCGGGTGGCGCCGTGATGGACGACCCGCGGTTCCAGCGCAGCCTGTTGTTGCACCTGTTGCTCGGCGCGCCGGTGAGCCTGGTGTTCTGGCATGCGCCGGCACTGATCCACTGGAGCGGTGTCAGCGCTGGCAAGGCCGTCTTCTTCAGCGCGGTCGCGTGTTGGCGCAACAAGGGCGCCTTCATCGTCTACGCCCTCACCTGGGCGGGTGTGGTGGCGCTGTTCGGCGTGCTGTCGGCCCTGGTGTTCTCGCTGCTGTCGATGCCGCAGTTGATTCCGCTGGCGGCCTTCCCCGCTGGCTTGATGTTCACGACGGTGTTCTACATCTCGCTGTATTTCACGTTCGTCGACTGCTTCGAGGTCGAACTTCCCGACATGGCCGCACCCTGA
- a CDS encoding homoserine kinase encodes MAVFTPVSLDAAAALAARLNLGAVTELKEISSGIENTNYFITTERGEYVLTLFERLTFEQLPFYLYLMKHLAQRGIPVPEPQADAAGEILHSVEGKPTAVVDKLTGSHQLAPSALHCEQVGAMLARLHLAARDYPRSQPNLRGLSWWCETVPAVLPHLDAGQRQLIEDELAFQQGLAASPVYATLPRGPIHADLFRDNVMFDGDRLTGFFDFYFAGVDTWLFDIAVCLNDWCVDLDTGRLVEERASAFMAAYNREREITHHESRLLPALMRAGALRFWISRLWDLHLPREAQVLKPHDPTHFERILRERITNPWHYVPDA; translated from the coding sequence ATGGCCGTCTTCACGCCCGTTTCCCTCGACGCCGCCGCCGCGCTCGCCGCCCGCCTGAACCTCGGCGCCGTCACCGAGCTGAAGGAAATCAGCTCCGGCATCGAAAACACCAACTATTTCATCACCACCGAACGCGGCGAGTATGTGTTGACGCTGTTCGAACGCCTGACCTTCGAACAACTGCCGTTTTACCTTTACCTGATGAAGCACCTGGCGCAGCGCGGCATCCCGGTGCCCGAGCCGCAGGCCGACGCGGCCGGCGAGATCTTGCACAGCGTGGAAGGCAAGCCGACCGCGGTGGTCGACAAATTGACCGGCAGCCACCAGCTCGCCCCCAGCGCCCTGCACTGCGAGCAGGTCGGCGCGATGCTCGCCCGCCTGCACCTGGCGGCACGCGACTATCCGCGCAGCCAGCCCAATCTGCGCGGCCTGTCCTGGTGGTGCGAAACGGTGCCGGCGGTGCTGCCCCACCTCGACGCCGGGCAGCGTCAGTTGATCGAGGACGAGCTCGCCTTCCAGCAGGGCCTGGCCGCGTCGCCCGTATACGCCACGCTACCGCGCGGGCCGATCCATGCCGACCTGTTCCGCGACAACGTCATGTTCGACGGCGACCGCCTGACCGGCTTCTTCGATTTCTACTTCGCCGGCGTCGACACCTGGTTGTTCGACATTGCGGTGTGCCTGAACGACTGGTGTGTCGACCTCGACACCGGCCGTCTCGTCGAAGAACGTGCGTCTGCCTTCATGGCGGCGTACAACCGCGAGCGTGAGATCACGCACCACGAATCGCGCCTGCTGCCGGCCCTGATGCGCGCCGGTGCGCTGCGCTTCTGGATTTCGCGGCTGTGGGACTTGCACCTGCCGCGCGAGGCCCAGGTGCTCAAGCCTCACGATCCGACGCATTTCGAGCGCATCCTGCGCGAACGCATCACCAACCCCTGGCACTACGTGCCCGACGCCTGA
- a CDS encoding IclR family transcriptional regulator, giving the protein MAGAPPKGKVKEDRHFVTALARGLEVLSCFRSSDKMLGNQELARRCGLPKSTVSRLTYTLTKLGFLDYVEESGRYRLGSATLSLGSAMLARMDVRQIARPLMQDLADFSQAMVSLGSRDRLSMIYVENCRSQSALTLSLDVGSRIPLATTAMGRAYLAMCSEAERNDLMDRIRELDELAWPRIHEGIEAAIAQYRELGVCCSFGDWQKDVNAIAVAFRPDGGRSLMAINCGGPAFNLSRDFLLEEVRPRLVALGARLERSVTR; this is encoded by the coding sequence ATGGCCGGCGCGCCCCCCAAGGGCAAGGTCAAGGAAGACCGCCACTTCGTTACCGCGCTCGCACGCGGGCTGGAGGTGCTGAGCTGCTTCCGCTCCAGTGACAAGATGCTGGGCAACCAGGAGCTGGCGCGGCGCTGCGGCCTGCCCAAGTCGACCGTCTCGCGCCTGACCTACACGCTGACCAAGCTCGGCTTCCTCGATTACGTTGAAGAGTCGGGGCGCTACCGGCTCGGCAGCGCCACCTTGTCGCTCGGCAGCGCGATGCTAGCGCGTATGGATGTGCGTCAGATCGCCCGACCCCTGATGCAGGACCTGGCCGATTTCTCGCAGGCGATGGTGTCGCTCGGCTCGCGCGACCGCCTCAGCATGATCTACGTCGAGAACTGTCGCAGCCAGTCAGCGTTGACGCTCAGCCTCGACGTCGGGTCGCGCATTCCGCTTGCGACCACCGCGATGGGTCGAGCGTACCTGGCGATGTGTTCGGAGGCGGAACGCAACGACCTGATGGACCGCATCCGCGAACTGGACGAACTGGCCTGGCCGCGCATACACGAAGGCATCGAGGCGGCGATCGCGCAGTATCGGGAGCTGGGGGTGTGCTGTTCGTTCGGCGACTGGCAGAAGGACGTCAATGCGATCGCCGTCGCCTTCCGCCCGGACGGGGGCCGCAGCCTGATGGCCATCAACTGTGGCGGCCCGGCGTTCAACCTGAGCCGTGATTTCCTGCTGGAGGAAGTGCGGCCGCGCCTGGTAGCACTGGGGGCGCGGCTCGAGCGTTCGGTGACGCGCTGA
- the polA gene encoding DNA polymerase I: MSENTLLLVDGSSYLYRAFHAMPDLRNAQDEPTGAIYGMINMLRRLREQFPARHAACVFDAKGDTFRNQWYAEYKAHRPPMPDALAAQIEPIHAVVKLLGWPVLEVPGVEADDVIGTLAAEACRHGRRVIISTGDKDMAQLVNENVTLINTMSNETLDVAGVSAKFGVPPERIVDYLTLVGDTVDNVPGVEKVGPKTAAKWILEHGSLDGVMAAADKIKGVAGDNLRKALEWLPQGRRLVTVVTDCDLTGHVTDWPEFEALALREVDREGLLAFFTRYGFKTWRKELEDQLGRSAAVGNQAPLPPGQTGDLFGVTAAPPARAVRDKRYETVLDIETLQAWIERLQAAPLAALDTETDSLDPMRARLIGISFSVTPGEAAYVPVGHSYADAPAQLPLEEVLQRLRPWLEDASRPKLGQHVKYDLHVFANHGVEVRGYRHDTMLESYVLEAHKPHSLESLGERHLDRKGLSYEDVCGKGASQIPFAQVEVARATEYSCEDSEMALHVHETLWPRLEAEAGLRRVYEEIEMPVSALLQRIERNGVLIDADLLARQSQELAQRIVALEGEAHELAGQPFNLGSPKQIGEILFGKLQLPVVKKTASGAPSTDEEVLEKLAEDYPLPAKILEHRSLSKLKGTYTDKLPQMINPATGRVHTNYAQAVAVTGRLSSNEPNLQNIPIRTPEGRRIREAFVAPPGHVIVSADYSQIELRIMAHIAEDVSLMRAFTEGLDVHRATAAEIFGLPPEQVSSEQRRYAKVINFGLIYGMSSFGLAANLGIEQKAARDYIDRYFQRYPQVKRYMDETRASAKDKGYVETVFGRRLWLPEINSPNGPRRSAAERAAINAPMQGTAADLIKLSMLAVQRELDAAGKATKMVLQVHDELVFEVPESELEWVRTEVPRAMAGVAQLRVPLLAEVGVGPNWDKAH; encoded by the coding sequence ATGAGCGAGAACACCCTGCTGCTGGTCGACGGCTCCAGCTACCTTTACCGGGCCTTCCATGCGATGCCCGATCTGCGCAATGCCCAGGACGAGCCCACCGGGGCGATCTACGGGATGATCAACATGTTGCGGCGGCTGCGCGAGCAGTTCCCGGCGCGCCACGCGGCCTGCGTCTTCGACGCCAAGGGCGACACCTTTCGCAACCAGTGGTATGCGGAGTACAAGGCTCACCGCCCGCCGATGCCCGACGCGCTCGCGGCGCAGATCGAGCCCATCCATGCGGTGGTCAAGCTGCTGGGGTGGCCGGTGCTCGAAGTGCCCGGGGTGGAGGCCGACGACGTCATCGGCACCCTGGCCGCAGAGGCTTGCCGCCACGGGCGCCGCGTCATCATCTCGACCGGCGACAAAGACATGGCCCAGCTCGTCAACGAGAACGTCACGCTGATCAACACGATGAGCAACGAGACGCTCGACGTGGCCGGTGTGAGCGCCAAGTTCGGCGTGCCGCCGGAGCGTATCGTCGATTACCTCACGCTCGTCGGCGACACCGTCGACAACGTGCCGGGTGTCGAGAAGGTGGGGCCGAAAACAGCCGCCAAATGGATCCTCGAGCATGGTTCGCTCGACGGCGTGATGGCCGCGGCCGACAAGATCAAGGGGGTGGCCGGCGACAACCTGCGCAAGGCGCTCGAATGGTTGCCGCAGGGCCGGCGCCTGGTCACGGTGGTGACCGACTGCGACCTCACCGGGCATGTCACCGACTGGCCGGAGTTCGAGGCGCTGGCCTTGCGCGAGGTCGACCGCGAGGGACTGCTCGCCTTTTTCACGCGCTACGGCTTCAAGACCTGGCGCAAGGAGCTGGAAGATCAGCTGGGCCGGAGTGCCGCGGTGGGCAACCAGGCGCCCCTGCCGCCGGGCCAGACCGGCGATCTGTTCGGCGTCACGGCGGCCCCGCCGGCGCGCGCGGTGCGCGACAAGCGCTACGAGACCGTGCTCGACATCGAGACGCTGCAGGCCTGGATCGAGCGGCTGCAGGCGGCGCCCCTGGCCGCGCTCGACACCGAAACCGACTCGCTGGACCCGATGCGCGCGCGCCTGATCGGCATCTCGTTCAGCGTGACGCCGGGCGAGGCCGCCTATGTGCCGGTGGGCCACAGTTATGCCGACGCGCCGGCGCAACTGCCGCTCGAGGAGGTGTTGCAACGGTTGCGGCCCTGGCTCGAGGACGCCAGCCGGCCGAAGCTGGGCCAGCACGTGAAGTACGACCTGCACGTGTTCGCCAACCACGGCGTCGAGGTGCGCGGTTACCGGCACGACACGATGCTCGAAAGCTATGTGCTGGAGGCGCACAAGCCGCACAGCCTGGAAAGCCTGGGCGAGCGTCACCTCGACCGCAAGGGCCTGTCCTACGAGGACGTCTGCGGCAAGGGTGCGAGCCAGATTCCGTTTGCCCAGGTGGAAGTGGCCAGGGCCACCGAATACTCGTGCGAGGACAGCGAAATGGCGCTGCACGTGCACGAAACCCTGTGGCCCCGGCTGGAGGCCGAGGCCGGGCTGCGGCGGGTCTATGAAGAGATCGAGATGCCGGTGTCGGCGCTGCTGCAGCGCATCGAGCGCAACGGCGTGCTGATCGACGCCGACCTGCTGGCCCGCCAGAGCCAGGAGCTGGCGCAGCGCATCGTCGCGCTGGAAGGCGAAGCGCACGAACTGGCGGGCCAGCCGTTCAACCTCGGCAGCCCCAAGCAGATCGGCGAGATCCTGTTCGGCAAGTTGCAGCTGCCGGTGGTGAAGAAGACGGCGAGCGGCGCGCCGTCCACCGACGAGGAGGTGCTCGAGAAGCTGGCCGAGGACTATCCGTTGCCGGCCAAGATCCTCGAGCACCGCAGCCTGTCGAAGCTGAAAGGCACCTACACCGACAAGCTGCCGCAGATGATCAACCCGGCCACCGGGCGCGTGCACACCAACTATGCGCAGGCGGTGGCGGTGACGGGCCGGCTGTCGAGCAACGAGCCCAACCTCCAGAACATTCCGATCCGCACCCCGGAAGGCCGGCGCATCCGCGAGGCCTTCGTCGCGCCGCCCGGCCATGTGATCGTGTCGGCCGACTATTCGCAGATCGAGTTGCGCATCATGGCGCACATCGCCGAAGACGTCTCGCTGATGCGCGCCTTCACCGAAGGCCTCGACGTGCACCGTGCCACCGCGGCCGAGATCTTCGGCCTGCCGCCCGAGCAGGTCAGCAGCGAGCAGCGCCGCTATGCCAAGGTGATCAACTTCGGTTTGATCTACGGCATGAGTTCGTTCGGCCTCGCGGCCAACCTCGGCATCGAGCAGAAGGCGGCGCGCGACTACATCGACCGCTACTTCCAGCGCTACCCACAAGTGAAGCGCTACATGGACGAAACGCGGGCGTCGGCCAAGGACAAGGGCTACGTCGAGACCGTGTTCGGGCGCCGCCTGTGGTTGCCCGAGATCAACAGCCCGAACGGTCCGCGCCGCAGCGCGGCGGAACGGGCGGCCATCAACGCGCCGATGCAAGGCACCGCGGCCGACCTCATCAAGCTGTCGATGCTGGCCGTGCAACGCGAACTCGACGCTGCCGGCAAGGCGACCAAGATGGTGCTGCAGGTGCACGACGAACTGGTGTTCGAGGTGCCGGAGTCGGAGCTGGAGTGGGTGCGCACCGAGGTGCCGCGGGCGATGGCCGGGGTCGCGCAGCTGAGGGTGCCGCTGCTGGCCGAGGTGGGCGTCGGGCCCAACTGGGACAAGGCGCACTAG